Proteins found in one Pseudomonadota bacterium genomic segment:
- a CDS encoding type IV pili twitching motility protein PilT: MIEKGASDLHITTGTPPQLRIDGSLVPLKMDPLGPADTKRICYSILTEDQKSKFEKDNELDLSFGVKNLARFRSNIFVQRGAI, encoded by the coding sequence ATGATCGAGAAGGGCGCGTCGGATCTCCACATCACGACCGGCACGCCGCCGCAGCTCCGCATCGACGGCAGCCTCGTCCCGCTCAAGATGGATCCGCTCGGGCCGGCGGACACGAAGCGGATCTGCTACTCCATCCTCACGGAGGATCAGAAGAGTAAGTTCGAGAAGGACAACGAGCTCGATCTCTCGTTCGGCGTCAAGAACCTCGCGCGGTTCAGGTCGAACATCTTCGTGCAGCGCGGCGCAATCG
- the pilB gene encoding type IV-A pilus assembly ATPase PilB, with translation MANENRLGELLVREQLISLAQLRKAQELQKASGENLSKSLVKLGFVADNDVTEFIASQYNIPAIDLDQYEIEEEIISLVPRDVAERHKIIPVSRAGTSLIVAMGDPTNLHAIDDIKFLTSYNVEPVVASEAAIEKAIEKYYSQPLASYDDVMEGFDEEEFEITGDMSDDQNVLELEKLSEDAPVVRLVNLILVNAIKKGASDIHIEPYEKSMRIRYRVDGVLHDEMQPPLKLKNALTSRVKIMSRLDIAERRLPQDGRIKLKLGKGREMDFRVSVLPTLFGEKVVLRLLDKSNLQLDMTKLGFDTVPLEDFKRAIHLPYGMVLVTGPTGSGKTTTLYSALSDLNKSDVNISTAEDPVEYNLHGINQVQMHDEIGLNFAAALRSFLRQDPDIIMVGEVRDFETAEIAVKAALTGHLVLSTLHTNDAPSTISRLLNMGVEPFLVTASVVMVIAQRLARRLCKECKVPSDVPRERLLEAGVKPEALAAGYTAYEPAGCPLCNNTGFKGRVALYEVMTFGDQLKEMVLQGCSTAELKAEAIRLGMESLRMAGLKKVGEGMTALAEVLRVTAGD, from the coding sequence ATGGCAAACGAAAACAGGCTCGGCGAGCTCCTCGTCCGCGAGCAACTCATCTCGCTGGCACAGCTGCGAAAAGCCCAGGAGCTCCAGAAGGCCAGCGGCGAGAACCTGAGCAAGAGCCTGGTGAAGCTCGGCTTTGTGGCCGACAACGACGTCACCGAATTCATCGCGTCTCAGTACAACATCCCCGCCATCGATCTCGACCAGTACGAGATCGAAGAAGAGATCATCAGCCTCGTCCCGCGGGACGTCGCGGAGCGGCACAAGATCATCCCGGTGTCGCGCGCCGGCACGTCGCTCATCGTCGCGATGGGCGATCCGACGAACCTGCACGCCATCGACGACATCAAGTTCCTCACGAGCTACAACGTCGAGCCGGTGGTCGCGTCCGAGGCGGCGATCGAGAAGGCGATCGAGAAGTACTACTCCCAGCCGCTCGCCTCCTACGACGACGTCATGGAGGGCTTCGACGAGGAGGAGTTCGAGATCACGGGCGACATGAGCGACGACCAGAACGTCCTCGAGCTCGAGAAGCTCAGCGAGGACGCTCCGGTGGTCAGGCTCGTCAACCTCATCCTCGTCAACGCGATCAAGAAGGGCGCCTCGGATATCCACATCGAGCCCTACGAGAAGTCGATGCGCATCAGGTACCGCGTCGACGGCGTGCTCCACGACGAGATGCAGCCGCCCCTGAAGCTCAAGAACGCGCTCACGAGCCGCGTGAAGATCATGAGCCGGCTCGACATCGCCGAGCGGCGCCTCCCGCAGGACGGCCGCATCAAGCTGAAGCTCGGCAAGGGTCGCGAGATGGACTTCCGCGTCTCGGTGCTGCCGACGCTGTTCGGCGAGAAGGTCGTGCTGCGGCTCCTCGACAAGTCGAACCTCCAGCTCGACATGACCAAGCTCGGGTTCGACACGGTGCCGCTCGAGGACTTCAAGCGCGCCATCCACCTGCCGTACGGCATGGTGCTCGTCACCGGCCCGACCGGATCCGGGAAGACGACCACGCTCTACTCGGCGCTCTCCGACCTCAACAAGTCGGACGTGAACATCTCCACCGCGGAGGATCCGGTCGAGTACAACCTGCACGGCATCAACCAGGTGCAGATGCACGACGAGATCGGGTTGAACTTCGCCGCCGCGCTGCGCTCGTTCCTGCGGCAGGATCCGGACATCATCATGGTCGGCGAGGTCCGCGACTTCGAGACCGCGGAGATCGCGGTCAAGGCGGCGCTCACGGGCCACCTCGTGCTCTCCACGCTGCACACGAACGACGCGCCGTCCACGATCAGCCGGCTCCTGAACATGGGCGTCGAGCCGTTCCTGGTGACGGCGTCGGTCGTCATGGTCATCGCCCAGCGCCTCGCCCGGCGGCTGTGCAAGGAGTGCAAGGTCCCGTCGGACGTCCCGCGGGAGCGGCTGCTGGAGGCGGGGGTGAAGCCCGAGGCGCTCGCCGCGGGTTATACGGCGTACGAGCCTGCGGGCTGTCCTCTGTGCAACAACACGGGCTTCAAGGGGCGCGTGGCGCTCTACGAGGTGATGACCTTCGGCGATCAGCTCAAGGAGATGGTGCTCCAGGGCTGCTCCACGGCGGAGCTCAAGGCGGAGGCCATCCGGCTCGGCATGGAGTCGCTGCGCATGGCCGGCCTCAAGAAGGTCGGCGAGGGGATGACGGCCTTGGCAGAGGTGTTGCGCGTCACCGCCGGCGACTGA
- a CDS encoding MlaD family protein: MTAGGRDERHLELKVGAMILVALVLLVTFVLILGDWSFGSRTRIDVYFQNPGGLAPGAAVKVAGRKVGTITEMTYLGQTGPLHPTTLRPALVRTLIEIEEDVAETFRSDARFYITTKGLLGDPFMEIDPGVAPTPFAQGQKAFGTDPPRLDLFLADAAELITALNELLRRNAGNLDQVLGSGARLLGGVDQMLSDGGTADKARVGRIADNLEGLLTDTRGLVQGAREKYVDDPGVARTLDNMEEISAKLNREIDPLIKDVREALVVVDRLGDTLGPEEQKSIKDALNRLDDIAVRADNTLASVDGMVQKIRRGEGTAGQLLSDEEIYDDLKELIRDIKHHPWKLIWED, translated from the coding sequence ATGACCGCCGGCGGCCGCGACGAGAGGCACCTGGAGCTCAAGGTCGGTGCGATGATCCTCGTCGCGCTCGTCCTTCTGGTGACGTTCGTCCTCATCCTCGGCGACTGGTCCTTCGGCAGCCGCACCAGGATCGACGTGTACTTCCAGAACCCGGGCGGCCTCGCGCCGGGCGCCGCGGTCAAGGTCGCGGGCCGCAAGGTCGGCACCATCACCGAGATGACCTACCTCGGACAGACCGGCCCGCTGCACCCGACGACGCTCCGCCCGGCCCTGGTCCGCACGCTCATCGAGATCGAGGAGGACGTCGCGGAGACCTTCCGCTCGGACGCGCGGTTCTACATCACGACCAAGGGCTTGCTCGGCGATCCGTTCATGGAGATCGACCCAGGGGTGGCGCCGACGCCGTTCGCCCAGGGCCAGAAGGCGTTCGGGACGGATCCGCCGCGGCTCGACCTGTTCCTGGCCGACGCGGCCGAGCTCATCACGGCGCTCAACGAGCTCCTGCGCCGCAACGCGGGCAACCTGGACCAGGTCCTCGGGAGCGGGGCGCGGCTCTTGGGCGGCGTCGACCAGATGCTCTCGGACGGCGGCACGGCGGACAAGGCGCGCGTCGGCCGCATCGCCGACAACCTCGAGGGGCTGCTCACGGACACGCGCGGGCTCGTGCAGGGCGCGCGGGAGAAGTACGTCGACGACCCCGGGGTGGCGCGCACGCTCGACAACATGGAGGAGATCTCGGCGAAGCTGAACCGGGAGATCGATCCGCTGATCAAGGACGTGCGCGAGGCGCTCGTCGTGGTCGACCGTCTCGGCGACACCCTCGGGCCGGAGGAGCAGAAGAGCATCAAGGACGCGCTCAACCGGCTCGACGACATCGCGGTCCGGGCGGACAACACGCTCGCCAGCGTCGACGGCATGGTGCAGAAGATCCGGCGCGGCGAGGGCACCGCCGGCCAGCTTCTCTCGGACGAAGAGATCTACGACGATCTCAAGGAGCTGATCCGCGACATCAAGCACCACCCCTGGAAGCTGATCTGGGAGGACTGA
- a CDS encoding ATP-binding cassette domain-containing protein: MISYRDVSITLGGRRVLTDVSLEIGEGEVFCIIGKSGVGKSVMIKQLVGLLRPDRGSIRFEGEEVTGMDEAHLTALRRRCGMVFQQATLFDSMSCVENVALPLRKHYALPPRRARERALGYLAQVGVSHLADRDPATLGPGLRKLVAVARTMTLEPRAILFDEPTTGLDPLAARKFDALVRGPLAASRVTQVVVSHDVRSVFEIASRVALLHEGRVRFLGTAQELAASTDSVVRAFIGGRPEEEAR, encoded by the coding sequence ATGATCTCCTACCGCGACGTGTCGATTACCCTCGGCGGCAGGCGCGTGCTCACCGACGTCTCGCTCGAGATCGGCGAGGGCGAGGTGTTCTGCATCATCGGCAAGTCGGGCGTCGGCAAGAGCGTGATGATCAAGCAGCTCGTCGGGCTCCTGCGCCCGGACCGGGGCTCGATCCGGTTCGAGGGCGAGGAGGTCACCGGCATGGACGAGGCGCACCTCACCGCGCTCCGGCGCAGGTGCGGCATGGTGTTCCAGCAGGCCACGCTCTTCGACTCGATGTCGTGCGTCGAGAACGTCGCGCTGCCGCTCCGCAAGCACTACGCGCTGCCCCCGCGGCGCGCCCGGGAGCGGGCGCTCGGCTACCTCGCCCAGGTGGGTGTCTCCCACCTCGCCGATCGCGATCCCGCGACCCTCGGCCCGGGGCTCCGCAAGCTCGTCGCCGTCGCGCGGACGATGACGCTCGAGCCGCGGGCGATCCTGTTCGACGAGCCGACGACGGGGCTGGATCCGCTCGCGGCGCGCAAATTCGACGCGCTCGTCCGCGGGCCGCTCGCCGCGTCGCGCGTGACCCAGGTGGTCGTCTCCCACGACGTGCGCTCCGTGTTCGAGATCGCGAGCCGCGTCGCGCTGCTCCACGAGGGTCGCGTCCGCTTCCTGGGCACCGCCCAAGAATTGGCCGCTAGCACGGATTCCGTGGTACGAGCCTTCATTGGAGGGCGACCCGAGGAGGAGGCGCGATGA
- a CDS encoding ABC transporter permease codes for MSKQSKALFDKRTLADAGLRARRAGPPTGPLAVIAHIGAISILLVRTTRLLLTAKTDRGESRRMAHRYTNGSLAFVCIAMAFVGMIMVYQSTEQLARAVGDTSLVGASFLKLLVRVLGPTLMGLLLACRVGAGIAAEIAAMAVTDQLDAMRMCAADPVEVLMVPRLRGAIIAAFTLAVIGSSAAIAAGLFTGIVAFGVSPVTYWNLSLIGTADVVQGIAKALTYGMAVPIVSGACGLAARGGARGVGQATTDAVVGSSFAIVALDSLISMIAHLATGGA; via the coding sequence ATGTCCAAGCAGAGCAAAGCGCTGTTCGACAAGCGCACCCTCGCCGACGCGGGCCTCCGGGCGCGTCGGGCCGGGCCGCCCACCGGCCCCCTCGCGGTGATCGCGCACATCGGGGCGATCTCCATCCTGCTCGTCCGCACGACCCGGCTCCTCCTGACGGCGAAGACCGATCGCGGCGAGTCGCGGCGCATGGCGCACAGGTACACGAACGGCTCGCTGGCATTCGTCTGCATCGCCATGGCGTTCGTCGGCATGATCATGGTGTACCAGTCCACGGAGCAGCTCGCGCGCGCCGTGGGCGACACGAGCCTCGTGGGCGCGTCGTTCCTCAAGCTGCTCGTGCGCGTGCTCGGGCCAACGCTCATGGGGCTTCTGCTCGCGTGCCGCGTGGGCGCCGGCATCGCGGCCGAGATCGCCGCCATGGCGGTGACCGATCAGCTCGACGCGATGCGCATGTGCGCCGCCGATCCCGTCGAGGTCCTCATGGTGCCGCGGCTGCGGGGCGCGATCATCGCCGCGTTCACCCTCGCCGTGATCGGCTCCAGCGCCGCGATCGCGGCGGGCCTGTTCACGGGCATCGTCGCCTTCGGGGTGAGCCCCGTCACCTACTGGAACCTGTCGCTGATCGGGACCGCCGACGTCGTGCAGGGCATCGCGAAGGCGCTCACCTACGGCATGGCGGTGCCGATCGTGTCCGGAGCGTGCGGCCTCGCGGCCCGCGGCGGCGCGCGCGGCGTCGGCCAGGCGACGACCGATGCGGTCGTGGGATCGTCGTTCGCGATCGTCGCGCTCGACTCGCTGATCTCGATGATCGCGCACCTCGCGACGGGGGGCGCATGA
- a CDS encoding radical SAM protein — protein sequence MKRQAEVGRYVPRKCVFEVTLACNIRCRHCGSGAGEPRADELSTGEIARIMCELAALGCRKVTISGGEALLRSDWPEIVSAASGAGMKTGLVTNGILFDDGAARTAVSAGLDAIGFSLDGVGEMHDRARRCPGLFPRVLRGFEAAAGAGLRACAITQISTRNLGALRGIRDLLVERGAFAWQVQPAIPMGELCYDRELSLRPEDVVRASAEVAALIAEDVLRIDVGDSLGYFGPDEMILRRSLGGGYFGGCQAGKRMVGIESDGSVKGCLSIQPGNNPGRDRFVEGNLREWSLAEIWNRPGAFAYSREWSPADLSGFCRRCQFAEHCRGGCRSTQVAFGGGDGNPLCVYRVLAERRAKSGTANAGTAAAVLAMFLAFSVQGCVGCTSGAGVYGFIGDDSSDTDTDTDTDTDTDTDTDSDTDTDTDPNPDGGADGGADAGQ from the coding sequence ATGAAACGACAAGCGGAAGTTGGGCGATACGTGCCTCGCAAGTGCGTCTTCGAGGTGACCTTGGCCTGCAACATCAGGTGCAGGCACTGCGGATCCGGTGCCGGGGAGCCGAGGGCCGACGAGCTCTCCACGGGCGAGATCGCGCGCATCATGTGCGAGCTGGCCGCGCTCGGGTGCCGCAAGGTGACGATCAGCGGCGGCGAGGCGCTGTTGCGTTCGGATTGGCCCGAGATCGTCTCCGCCGCGTCGGGCGCCGGTATGAAGACGGGGCTCGTGACAAACGGCATCCTGTTCGACGACGGGGCGGCGAGGACGGCGGTGTCGGCCGGCCTGGACGCGATCGGGTTCAGCCTGGACGGCGTCGGCGAGATGCACGACCGGGCGAGGCGATGCCCGGGGCTCTTCCCAAGAGTGCTCCGCGGCTTCGAGGCCGCGGCCGGGGCCGGGCTGCGAGCGTGCGCGATCACACAGATCAGCACGAGGAACCTCGGCGCGCTCCGGGGGATCCGGGATCTCCTAGTTGAGCGCGGCGCCTTCGCGTGGCAGGTGCAACCGGCGATACCCATGGGAGAGCTGTGCTACGACCGCGAGCTGAGCCTTCGACCGGAGGATGTCGTCCGCGCGTCCGCGGAGGTCGCGGCGCTGATCGCGGAGGACGTCCTCCGCATCGACGTCGGCGACTCGCTCGGCTATTTCGGCCCCGACGAGATGATCCTGCGGAGGAGCCTGGGGGGTGGCTATTTCGGAGGATGCCAGGCGGGGAAGAGGATGGTCGGGATCGAGTCGGACGGCTCGGTGAAGGGGTGCCTCTCCATCCAGCCGGGGAACAACCCGGGGCGCGATCGGTTCGTCGAGGGGAACCTGAGGGAGTGGAGCCTCGCGGAGATCTGGAACCGGCCCGGCGCGTTCGCCTACAGCCGGGAGTGGAGCCCCGCCGATCTTTCCGGCTTCTGCCGGCGGTGTCAGTTCGCCGAGCACTGCCGCGGCGGATGTCGGAGCACCCAAGTCGCCTTCGGCGGCGGGGATGGGAACCCTCTGTGTGTGTACCGGGTGCTCGCCGAGAGAAGAGCGAAGAGCGGAACCGCCAACGCCGGAACCGCCGCCGCGGTGCTGGCCATGTTCCTGGCGTTTAGTGTGCAGGGGTGCGTGGGTTGCACATCGGGCGCGGGCGTGTACGGTTTCATTGGCGACGATTCTTCCGACACGGATACAGACACGGATACAGACACGGATACAGACACGGATACGGACAGCGACACCGACACGGACACCGATCCGAATCCCGACGGAGGCGCCGACGGCGGTGCCGACGCGGGCCAGTAG
- a CDS encoding nucleotidyltransferase, with product MEKERLLQLLNAHCVEFVIIGATAFPLHGYARATLDIDVFIRPDPENARRIHAALAEFGYDLSDVTPDDLLRNKVLIRQYVVALDVHPFVRGVGFADVWDHRVMARFGSVEVPFASLEDLIVMKRAAGRPKDVEDLRVLERLAAGAPVEEEETAD from the coding sequence ATGGAAAAAGAACGCCTTCTGCAATTGTTAAACGCCCACTGCGTTGAGTTCGTGATCATCGGCGCGACGGCGTTCCCGCTCCACGGCTATGCGCGGGCAACCCTCGATATCGACGTATTCATCCGCCCGGATCCCGAGAACGCTCGAAGGATACACGCGGCGCTCGCGGAGTTCGGATACGATCTGTCCGACGTCACCCCAGACGATCTGCTGCGAAACAAGGTCTTGATCCGCCAATATGTCGTTGCGCTCGACGTGCACCCCTTCGTACGCGGTGTCGGGTTCGCGGACGTGTGGGATCACCGCGTGATGGCCCGCTTCGGCAGCGTCGAGGTGCCGTTCGCCTCTCTCGAAGACTTGATCGTCATGAAACGTGCTGCGGGCAGGCCCAAGGACGTCGAGGATCTGCGCGTCCTCGAGCGCCTCGCCGCTGGTGCGCCGGTCGAAGAAGAGGAAACCGCAGATTGA
- the guaA gene encoding glutamine-hydrolyzing GMP synthase, with amino-acid sequence MQHDAIAVIDFGGQYAHLIATKVRQSRVLAEIRQPDDPIDAFRRYKGIILSGSPSLSSHGEDSEYTKAIYDLDVPILGFCFGHQEIAKHYGGEVIHGGREWGHAEMHVVRPHPLFQGLAEKEIVWMSHFDTVSAIGPDFEELGYSFLGAAGKKHRYAAIGSDRLRRYGFQFHPEVDDTAHGDEMIANFVLGICGCAPSWTMERYVEEQVEKIRAQVGGGSVFLLASGGVDSTVAAKLFGLALGASRLHLLHVDNGMMRKDESKGVLRMFEELGLAENLHFVDASEAFLAALSGAVEPEEKRAIIGRTFIDVFEAEAKRLGIEGHLLGQGTIYPDTIETGGTKRADTIKTHHNRVPIIEQMIAAGRVVEPLADLYKVEVRELGERLGIPRHAIWRHPFPGPGLGVRLLCSKGGGAEDEVAAIRESVAAIGARYGIEAAPLPIKSVGVKADLRSYEHPVMLSGDAPFERLIEAAGTMYKDVPGINRCVWNLSTTRPSRFEPLAATMTRKRLDLLREADHLVMEGLRRHELYDSIWQCPTVLVPLRIDGKGSELCIVRPIHSERAMTATAASLPPALVAELRDAILALPGISGLALDLTSKPPGTIEWE; translated from the coding sequence ATGCAGCACGACGCCATCGCCGTCATCGACTTCGGCGGACAGTACGCGCACCTCATCGCGACGAAGGTCCGCCAGAGCCGCGTGCTCGCCGAGATCCGCCAGCCCGACGATCCGATCGACGCGTTCCGGAGGTACAAGGGGATCATCCTCTCCGGCAGCCCGTCGCTCTCGTCCCACGGCGAGGACTCGGAGTACACGAAGGCGATCTACGATCTCGACGTGCCGATCCTCGGCTTCTGCTTCGGCCACCAGGAGATCGCCAAGCACTACGGCGGCGAGGTGATCCACGGCGGCCGCGAGTGGGGGCACGCGGAGATGCACGTCGTGCGGCCGCACCCTCTGTTCCAAGGCCTCGCCGAGAAGGAGATCGTGTGGATGAGCCACTTCGACACCGTGTCGGCGATCGGCCCCGACTTCGAGGAGCTGGGGTACTCGTTCCTCGGCGCGGCCGGGAAGAAGCACAGGTACGCGGCGATCGGCTCGGATCGGCTGCGCCGCTACGGCTTCCAGTTCCACCCGGAGGTCGACGACACGGCCCACGGCGACGAGATGATCGCGAACTTCGTGCTCGGGATCTGCGGCTGCGCCCCGTCGTGGACGATGGAGCGCTACGTCGAGGAGCAGGTCGAGAAGATCCGCGCGCAGGTCGGCGGCGGTTCCGTGTTCCTGCTCGCGTCCGGCGGCGTCGACTCCACCGTGGCGGCGAAGCTCTTCGGCCTCGCCCTCGGCGCCTCGAGGTTGCACCTCCTCCACGTCGACAACGGCATGATGCGCAAGGACGAGAGCAAGGGCGTGCTCCGGATGTTCGAGGAGCTGGGCCTCGCCGAGAACCTGCACTTCGTCGACGCCTCCGAGGCGTTCCTCGCCGCGCTCTCGGGCGCGGTGGAGCCGGAGGAGAAGCGCGCGATCATCGGCCGGACGTTCATCGACGTGTTCGAGGCGGAGGCGAAGCGGCTCGGCATCGAGGGGCACCTCCTCGGCCAGGGGACGATCTACCCGGACACGATCGAGACCGGCGGCACGAAGCGCGCGGACACGATCAAGACGCACCACAACCGCGTGCCGATCATCGAGCAGATGATCGCCGCCGGGCGCGTCGTCGAGCCGCTCGCGGATCTCTACAAGGTGGAGGTGCGGGAGCTCGGCGAGCGTCTGGGCATCCCGCGCCACGCGATCTGGCGCCACCCGTTCCCCGGCCCGGGGCTCGGCGTCCGGCTCCTCTGCTCGAAGGGCGGAGGCGCCGAGGACGAGGTCGCGGCGATCCGGGAGAGCGTGGCCGCGATCGGGGCGCGCTACGGGATCGAGGCCGCGCCGCTGCCCATCAAGTCCGTGGGCGTGAAGGCGGATCTCCGCTCGTACGAGCACCCGGTCATGCTGAGCGGCGACGCGCCGTTCGAGCGGCTCATCGAGGCCGCGGGCACGATGTACAAGGACGTGCCGGGGATCAACCGCTGCGTCTGGAACCTCTCTACGACCAGGCCTTCCAGGTTCGAGCCGCTCGCCGCGACGATGACGCGCAAGCGCCTCGATCTCCTGCGGGAGGCGGACCACCTGGTCATGGAGGGGCTCCGGCGCCACGAGCTGTACGACTCGATCTGGCAGTGCCCGACCGTGCTCGTGCCGCTGCGGATCGACGGCAAGGGCTCGGAGCTGTGCATCGTCCGCCCGATCCACTCGGAGCGCGCGATGACCGCGACCGCGGCGAGCCTCCCGCCCGCGCTCGTCGCCGAGCTGCGCGACGCGATCCTCGCCCTGCCCGGCATTTCGGGCCTCGCGCTCGACCTCACCTCCAAGCCGCCCGGCACGATCGAGTGGGAGTAG
- a CDS encoding L-threonylcarbamoyladenylate synthase, with the protein MAEIASPSTWLDEAARVVLAGGVVALPFERLFGLAARAAFPEAVARSAAVKTRDPKQPISAIVHDLGAAAEIALPLPPLALELAARYWPGPLTLLVPARPGLSAPLVGPRGLVGVRVPGSSPALELVRRVGCALTATSANRAGGRDALSHGDLLDLEGIDLVVPGSVPGPPGSTIVDASGDAPIVVRQGILEID; encoded by the coding sequence GTGGCCGAGATCGCCTCGCCCTCGACGTGGCTCGACGAGGCGGCGCGCGTCGTCCTCGCGGGCGGCGTGGTCGCGCTGCCGTTCGAGCGCCTCTTCGGCCTCGCGGCGCGCGCGGCCTTTCCCGAGGCCGTCGCGAGATCCGCCGCGGTGAAGACCCGCGATCCCAAGCAGCCGATCTCCGCGATCGTGCACGACCTCGGCGCCGCCGCGGAGATCGCCCTGCCGCTCCCGCCCCTCGCTCTGGAGCTGGCCGCCAGGTACTGGCCCGGGCCGCTCACGTTGCTCGTGCCGGCGCGTCCGGGTCTCTCGGCGCCGCTCGTCGGACCGAGGGGGCTCGTCGGCGTGCGGGTCCCCGGGTCGTCGCCTGCGCTCGAGCTCGTCCGGCGTGTCGGGTGCGCGCTGACCGCCACGAGCGCCAACCGCGCCGGCGGGAGGGACGCGCTCTCGCACGGCGACCTCCTCGACCTCGAGGGGATCGACCTCGTCGTCCCGGGCTCGGTGCCCGGCCCGCCCGGCTCCACGATCGTCGACGCGAGCGGCGACGCGCCGATCGTCGTGAGGCAGGGGATTTTAGAGATCGATTAG
- the purE gene encoding 5-(carboxyamino)imidazole ribonucleotide mutase, with the protein MKNGVLIVMGSVNDLPKVEPAIEVLKSFDIPYRATIASAHRSPERAAEIARKARSDGFGVIIAAAGGAHHLGGAMAANTTLPVIALPIAVGGLGGLDALLSAVQMPGGVPIASVGIDGAKNAGLIAASILSATDEQLASRLDGAREKQRVAVEESDRGLQLQLSSED; encoded by the coding sequence ATGAAAAACGGCGTGCTCATCGTCATGGGGAGCGTCAACGATCTGCCGAAGGTCGAGCCGGCGATCGAGGTGCTCAAGAGCTTCGACATCCCGTACCGGGCGACGATCGCGTCGGCGCACCGCTCGCCAGAGCGCGCGGCCGAGATCGCCCGGAAGGCGCGCTCCGACGGGTTCGGCGTGATCATCGCCGCGGCAGGGGGCGCACACCACCTCGGCGGCGCCATGGCGGCGAACACGACGCTGCCCGTGATCGCGCTGCCGATCGCGGTCGGCGGGCTCGGCGGCCTGGACGCGCTCCTCTCCGCCGTGCAGATGCCCGGCGGCGTCCCGATCGCCTCGGTCGGCATCGACGGCGCCAAGAACGCGGGGCTCATCGCCGCCTCGATCCTGAGCGCGACCGACGAGCAGCTCGCGAGTCGCCTCGACGGGGCCCGCGAGAAGCAGCGCGTGGCGGTCGAGGAGTCGGACCGGGGCCTGCAGCTGCAGCTGTCGTCCGAGGACTAG
- the purD gene encoding phosphoribosylamine--glycine ligase, translating into MKVLIVGGGGREHALAWKIGCSPEVSEVICAPGNGGIAAHARCVPLKAEDVDGQVSLAEREKIDLVVVGPEAPLVDGLVDRLAARRIRAFGPSAAAARLEGSKAFAKEFMQRHGVPTARFSVHTALDSALAEIDRRGGPCVIKADGLAAGKGVVVCRSPFEARGAVREMVGNRAFGDAGSRVVVEDLLEGEEASVLAICDGERFTTLIAAQDHKAAYEGDTGPNTGGMGAYAPAPVVTPELGRLIEEQVIRRTVEGMAAEGTPFRGVLYAGLMIGKQGLHVLEYNVRFGDPECQPLLLMLKSDLALLLRDAAEGTLSGAPLAWHDGAALCVVLVAGGYPGPYEKGKPIAGLDAIRQDDALRVFHAGTKGQPGGEMVTVGGRVLGVTARGSDVPEAARIAYQVAGGISWSGMRMRRDIGHRAL; encoded by the coding sequence ATGAAGGTCCTGATCGTCGGCGGCGGCGGGCGGGAGCACGCCCTCGCCTGGAAGATCGGGTGCAGCCCCGAGGTGTCGGAGGTGATCTGCGCGCCGGGGAACGGAGGCATAGCCGCGCACGCCCGGTGCGTCCCGCTGAAGGCCGAGGACGTCGACGGCCAGGTCTCCCTCGCCGAGCGCGAGAAGATCGACCTCGTGGTCGTCGGCCCCGAGGCGCCGCTCGTCGACGGCCTCGTGGACAGGCTCGCGGCCCGGAGGATCCGCGCGTTCGGACCGAGCGCCGCGGCGGCCCGCCTCGAGGGCAGCAAGGCGTTTGCCAAGGAGTTCATGCAGCGCCACGGCGTCCCCACGGCCAGGTTCTCCGTCCACACGGCGCTCGACTCGGCGCTCGCCGAGATCGACCGGCGCGGCGGCCCGTGCGTCATCAAGGCCGACGGGCTCGCCGCCGGCAAGGGCGTGGTCGTCTGCCGCAGCCCGTTCGAGGCGCGTGGGGCGGTGCGCGAGATGGTCGGCAACCGGGCGTTCGGCGACGCGGGGTCCCGCGTGGTCGTCGAGGATCTCCTCGAGGGCGAGGAGGCATCGGTGCTCGCGATCTGCGACGGCGAGCGGTTCACGACGCTGATCGCCGCGCAGGATCACAAGGCGGCGTACGAAGGCGACACCGGGCCCAACACGGGCGGCATGGGGGCGTACGCGCCCGCGCCGGTGGTGACGCCGGAGCTCGGGCGGCTGATCGAGGAGCAGGTGATCCGGCGCACGGTCGAGGGGATGGCCGCCGAGGGCACGCCGTTCAGGGGCGTCCTCTACGCCGGCCTCATGATCGGCAAGCAGGGGCTCCACGTCCTCGAGTACAACGTCCGCTTCGGGGATCCGGAGTGCCAGCCGCTCCTGCTCATGCTGAAGAGCGACCTGGCGCTCCTCCTGCGCGACGCGGCCGAAGGTACGCTGTCCGGCGCCCCGCTCGCGTGGCACGACGGCGCTGCGCTCTGCGTGGTGCTCGTCGCGGGCGGCTACCCCGGCCCGTACGAGAAGGGTAAGCCGATCGCGGGCCTCGACGCGATCCGACAGGACGACGCGCTGCGGGTGTTCCACGCCGGGACCAAGGGGCAGCCGGGCGGGGAGATGGTGACCGTCGGCGGGCGCGTCCTCGGCGTGACGGCGCGGGGGAGCGACGTGCCGGAGGCCGCGCGGATCGCGTACCAGGTGGCGGGGGGGATCTCGTGGTCCGGGATGCGCATGCGCCGGGACATCGGCCATCGCGCCCTGTGA